Proteins from a genomic interval of Lolium perenne isolate Kyuss_39 chromosome 1, Kyuss_2.0, whole genome shotgun sequence:
- the LOC127300878 gene encoding basic transcription factor 3, translated as MNVEKLKKMAGAVRTGGKGSMRRKKKAVHKTTTTDDKRLQSTLKRVGVNTIPGIEEVNIFKDDVVIQFLNPKVQASIGANTWVVSGTPQTKKLQDLLPSIINQLGPDNLDNLRRLAEQFQKQVPGGLSGLEGATAGAAQADDDDDVPELVAGETFEEAAEEKKAES; from the exons ATGAATGTTGAAAAGCTCAAGAAGATGGCAGGTGCCGTGCGCACCGGGGGGAAGGGTAGCATGCGCAG GAAGAAGAAGGCTGTCCACAAGACTACAACCACAGATGACAAGAGGCTCCAGAGCACCCTGAAAAGAGTAGGAGTGAACACCATCCCTGGTATTGAGGAGGTCAACATCTTCAAGGATGATGTTGTTATTCAGTTTCTGAATCCAAAAG TGCAAGCTTCGATTGGTGCTAATACATGGGTGGTCAGTGGAACTCCACAGACAAAGA AACTGCAAGATCTTCTGCCATCGATTATCAACCAACTTG GTCCCGATAACTTGGACAACCTGCGGAGGCTTGCGGAGCAATTCCAAAAGCAGGTTCCAGGTGGACTTTCTGGCCTTGAGGGTGCCACTGCAGGTGCTGCTCAggctgacgatgatgatgatgttccTGAGCTTGTCGCTGGAGAGACATTTGAAGAGGCCGCAGAAGAGAAAAAGGCAGAGTCGTGA